In Solanum lycopersicum chromosome 5, SLM_r2.1, the following are encoded in one genomic region:
- the LOC104647472 gene encoding nuclear transcription factor Y subunit B-6-like, whose translation MNNGYRVGSRKGRFRGRRSATPSLTLCTERGLRQAILLHPTNPSNLEDFICPFPEADRFMPIENVVRIMRNILPPHAMISDESKVAVQECISEFIGFVTDQANDDCQHEQRNTIMAEDLLSALKKFGFDDYIEPLTLYLHRYREVDGGADRSLKRESLLLKRPMVCPASGYSITPNHLPPNLDMNHPPPMGDDFMKEDASNTSTSRCTVSTVDNEVNSLAKGGKE comes from the exons ATGAATAATGGTTATCGTGTTGGTTCAAGAAAAGGAAGATTTCGTGGACGCAGATCCGCTACCCCTTCACTTACCCTTT GTACGGAGAGAGGCTTGAGACAGGCTATTCTTCTCCACCCAACAAATCCTTCCAATTTAGAAGATTTCATATGCCCCTTTCCGGAGGCAGACCGATTCATGCCAATAGAAAACGTGGTCAGAATCATGCGCAATATCCTTCCTCCCCATGCCATGATATCCGATGAATCCAAAGTAGCCGTCCAAGAGTGTATCTCTGAGTTCATAGGTTTTGTAACAGACCAAGCCAACGATGATTGCCAGCATGAGCAGCGCAATACCATCATGGCTGAAGACTTGCTTTCTGCCTTGAAAAAATTTGGTTTTGATGACTACATTGAACCCTTGACTTTGTACCTGCATCGCTATCGTGAGGTTGATGGTGGTGCGGATAGATCCCTGAAACGAGAGTCTTTGTTGTTGAAGCGTCCAATGGTTTGTCCAGCTTCAGGCTACAGCATCACGCCCAACCATCTGCCCCCTAATCTTGATATGAATCATCCACCACCAATGGGTGATGATTTTATGAAGGAGGATGCATCAAACACAAGCACTTCTCGGTGTACAGTATCTACTGTGGATAATGAAGTTAATTCTCTTGCAAAGGGGGGTAAGGAGTGA